In candidate division KSB1 bacterium, one genomic interval encodes:
- a CDS encoding DNA alkylation repair protein has product MTTEKILKELKGYGDEGTKKIFLKHGAREPFYGVKVQDLKKIQKKVKKHHELSMELYATGNSDAMYLAGLIADENKISRSDLNKWVKEAYWYMISEYTVAWIAAESSYGMELGLEWIESEKEGIASAGWSTLSNLVSIKPDSDLDIKIFEGLLDRVARNIHNSQNRVRFTMNGFVIAVGTYIASLTNKATAIAEKIGKVEVDMGGTACKVPDAPDYIQKVKDKDRIGKKRKMARC; this is encoded by the coding sequence ATGACAACTGAAAAAATATTAAAGGAATTAAAAGGTTATGGAGATGAAGGAACGAAAAAGATATTCCTTAAACATGGCGCCAGAGAACCGTTTTATGGAGTTAAAGTTCAAGACCTGAAAAAAATCCAAAAAAAAGTAAAAAAGCACCATGAATTATCCATGGAACTATACGCTACAGGAAATTCAGATGCCATGTATCTTGCGGGTCTTATCGCCGATGAAAACAAAATCTCAAGAAGTGACCTCAATAAATGGGTAAAAGAAGCTTACTGGTATATGATCAGCGAATATACGGTCGCATGGATCGCAGCAGAAAGCAGCTATGGAATGGAATTGGGCCTGGAATGGATTGAATCAGAGAAAGAAGGGATCGCATCCGCGGGTTGGTCGACGCTGTCAAATTTGGTTTCCATAAAACCGGATAGCGATTTGGATATCAAAATATTTGAAGGATTATTGGATAGGGTAGCGAGAAATATTCACAACTCACAGAACCGGGTCAGGTTTACGATGAATGGCTTTGTTATCGCCGTTGGAACCTATATTGCCTCTCTAACCAATAAAGCCACTGCTATCGCCGAAAAAATAGGAAAAGTTGAAGTTGATATGGGTGGAACAGCCTGCAAAGTACCCGATGCACCAGACTATATCCAGAAAGTTAAGGACAAAGATCGAATAGGCAAAAAACGAAAAATGGCAAGATGTTGA